In the genome of Candidatus Aminicenantes bacterium, the window CACGCATCCAGCTCTGGCCACCGGATCAGCCATTTCTGCCGCGCCTGGGACCGGAACCGCTGAATTCAATAACGGTTCGAGAAGTATTGGACGCGCTGGTTTCACAACGCCCCATCAAGGCCGTTCTCCTGGACCAGCATGTCCTGGCCGGGATCGGAAACATATACGCGGACGAATCCCTGTTCCAGGCCCGCGTCCACCCCCTCACTCCCGCGCGCGCCCTCACCCCACAACAGAAATTTCGCCTGGCGGCAGCCGTTCCCTGCGTCCTTGAAGCCGCCATCCTCGGCCTGGGCACCACCCTGAATGACTTTCGCGACCCCAATCACCGCCCCGGTGAATTCCAGCACCAATTGCAGGCCTACCAGCGCACCGGGCAACCATGTTTTGAATGCGGTACACCCATTGCCCGCATCGTGGTCGGCCGGCGCGGCACTCATTTTTGTCCGAAATGCCAAAAAAGTTGAAGAGGGAAGAAGAAGGGGCGACCGGCCGGTCGCCCTGAAGTTGGGAAGTTGGAGAGTTGAAAGCAGGGGATCTCCCGAGAGTATCAGTAGGAGGATTGCAGAAGTTTTGTTGGGTTTTTACTTTACACTTTCGACTTTTCACTCTTGTGCCCTCTGGGCATTTCACTCGCTGATCCCCCTTGCTCCCGTGTTTCTGACCGGGTACAATGAGAACATGAAACCACCCATCGCATTGCTGGGGACAGGGCTGCTGGGTGCCGCAACGGCCGAGCGGCTGTTGGATAAAGAATACCCCCTCACGGTATTCAACCGCAGCGAGGAAAAGACCCGCGGCCTGCGGCGCAAATCCGCAAAAATCGCGCCCTCGGCCGAAGCCGCCGTCACGGCTTCTCACCGGGTTATCCTCATGCTCACGGATTTTGCCGCCATTACCGAGGTGCTGGACGAAATGCCCCCGGACGCGATTAGGGGAAGAGCCATCATCCAGATGGGAACCATTTCTCCGGCCCAGAGCCGGTCTCTGGCTGAACGCATCGGCGCATCGGGCGGGGAATACCTGGAGGCGCCGGTCCTGGGCAGCCGCCCGGAAGCCCGCAAGGGTCGTCTCCAGATCCTGGTCGGCGCCACACCTGAACAACTGGAACGTCACCGCGAGCTTTTTCAGGATTTGGGAAGGTCAATCACCCATTTCGGCGAAGCGGGTAAAGCGGCGGCGGCCAAGTTAGCCCTCAACCAGCTTATTGCTTCCCTGACCGCGGCTTTCGCACTCAGCCTCGGTTATGTTCAAAAAGAGGATATTCCTGTGGACGCTTTCATGGATATCCTGCGCGAAAGCGCCCTGTTTGCTCCCACATTTGATAAGAAACTGAAGCGCATGCGTGAACGGGACTTCTCCAACCCCAATTTTCCCCTTCGGCACCTGCGCAAGGACTTGCGCCTGATCATGAGCGAGATGAAACAGAGCGGTCTGGAGGTCCCTTTCCTGGAAGGGCTTGACCGCCTGGTCTCTGACGGCCTCAACCAGGGCCTGGGCAACCAGGACTATTCAGCCCTGTACAATACCATCCACTCAGAATAGTTTTCCAGCCTGAAATCTTATCTGCATTCTCTTCTAAGCATTCTTCCTTCCTTTTCACCCCCGGCGTATGGCACGGAATCGACTGGGAATCCGGATTGCCTTGTACTATAATGGCCTCAATGGCTGAATCAAGTGGTGTTTCCTTTGTCATCCCCTGTTTCAACGAAGCCGGCGCCATTGAAAAGACCATACGCGAGTTGCGGGATGTCCTGTTAAACACCCGATCCACCTTTGAGATCCTGGTGGTGGATGATGGTTCAACGGATGGGACCACGGAAATTCTTGGCAACCTGCGGCTGGACCATGTCACAGTCTTATCCCATGAATCCAACCGGGGATACGGCGCCGCCATCAAGACGGGAATCCGAAGCAGTCAGCACGAAATCGTGGGTATCATGGACGCGGACGGAACCTACCCCACGGACAGAATTCCCGAACTGCTCGAACACATACCGGCACATGACATGGTTACGGGAATCAGGACCGGGGATGTACGCGCCGTGCCCCTGCTGCGACGGCCGGCCAAGTGGTTTCTCAACCGTTTCGCGTCCTACCTGGTCAAAAAGAAAATTCGTGACGTCAACTCCGGCCTGCGGGTGTTTCGCAAGCAAGTGGTCACCCGCTCCTGGAACATCTTTCCCGACGGCTTTTCGTTTACCACCACCATCACCCTGCTCTGCGCCCTGGAGAACCTGCGCGTTCTTACCGTTCCCGTCAATTACCTCAAACGCAGGGGCCGCTCAAAGATCCACCCCTTGAAAGACACCTACAACTTTTTTCTGCTCCTCATGCGCATCACCATGCTATTCAACCCGTTGCGCATCTTTATGCCTGTCTCCCTCACCACCTTTTTTCTCTGCCTGGCATCGATTGTGCGGGACATCACCCTGCTGAACCTGACCGAAACCACGGTATTGTTGTTTTTGTTTTCCGTGATCTTTTTGATGATCGGCCTGCTGGCGGACCTGATCAACAGGCGCATCCGCTAGGAACGAGCCAAACCATGGACACGGGAACCGGGTTTAAAAAATGGCGGCGGCACCGGTTTGCGCGCTACACACTGCTGGGCGGCGGCTCGCTCTTGTTCACCCTGTTTTTCACCTGGTTGCTGACGGAAAAAATCGGCCTGTTCTACCTCTGGAGTTACGTTGTTGTCCTGGCAACGGTGGTCATCGTCAATTTCGTCGCGGCATCCAACTACGTGTTCAACACCAGGGGCCACCAGGGCCGCCGGTTTTTCTTTTACCTGGTCAGCCTGGTACTGCTCTACTTTGCCGACGTGCTGACGGTACGCATCCTGACCTCAACCCTGGGCCTGCATTACCTTGTCTCCGCGTTCGCCTCAAGGGTGTGTTTCTTTGTGATCAAGTATTTTTATTACCAGCGCATCCTGTTCAACACGGACTCGTTTCTCTACCCCGAAAAAGCCGATGGTTGAATTCCTGCTTTCCGCTTTCTGGGTCGTTCTGACCGTAACCGCCGCCGTTGGCTATGCATCCGTTTTCTTTAAACGCCACGGCATCGGCGCTTTGGAATTTGCAATCATCTCCTCGGC includes:
- a CDS encoding glycosyltransferase family 2 protein translates to MASMAESSGVSFVIPCFNEAGAIEKTIRELRDVLLNTRSTFEILVVDDGSTDGTTEILGNLRLDHVTVLSHESNRGYGAAIKTGIRSSQHEIVGIMDADGTYPTDRIPELLEHIPAHDMVTGIRTGDVRAVPLLRRPAKWFLNRFASYLVKKKIRDVNSGLRVFRKQVVTRSWNIFPDGFSFTTTITLLCALENLRVLTVPVNYLKRRGRSKIHPLKDTYNFFLLLMRITMLFNPLRIFMPVSLTTFFLCLASIVRDITLLNLTETTVLLFLFSVIFLMIGLLADLINRRIR
- a CDS encoding DNA-formamidopyrimidine glycosylase, with the translated sequence RIQLWPPDQPFLPRLGPEPLNSITVREVLDALVSQRPIKAVLLDQHVLAGIGNIYADESLFQARVHPLTPARALTPQQKFRLAAAVPCVLEAAILGLGTTLNDFRDPNHRPGEFQHQLQAYQRTGQPCFECGTPIARIVVGRRGTHFCPKCQKS
- a CDS encoding NAD(P)-dependent oxidoreductase, which produces MKPPIALLGTGLLGAATAERLLDKEYPLTVFNRSEEKTRGLRRKSAKIAPSAEAAVTASHRVILMLTDFAAITEVLDEMPPDAIRGRAIIQMGTISPAQSRSLAERIGASGGEYLEAPVLGSRPEARKGRLQILVGATPEQLERHRELFQDLGRSITHFGEAGKAAAAKLALNQLIASLTAAFALSLGYVQKEDIPVDAFMDILRESALFAPTFDKKLKRMRERDFSNPNFPLRHLRKDLRLIMSEMKQSGLEVPFLEGLDRLVSDGLNQGLGNQDYSALYNTIHSE